Proteins encoded together in one Coffea arabica cultivar ET-39 chromosome 2c, Coffea Arabica ET-39 HiFi, whole genome shotgun sequence window:
- the LOC140035575 gene encoding pentatricopeptide repeat-containing protein At2g13600-like: protein MYSKCNSIACAEKAFIDVPVKNSHSWNTIISAYAQMGWFSKAYQLFDLMPARNVVSYNSVISSLTKHGFYRESINIFKRMQKEDSLRIDGYTVVSLVNACASLGSLRLLGQVHGAAIVNGLQFGVVLCNSLIDAYGKCGRPQWSYMVFSHMQERDIVSWTSIVVAYAQAGRLEESCKVFHQMPERNVVSWTALISGFAQNGQGEKALYLFSQMLEEGVVPSAFSYVSVLSACADLALVERGKQVHGRITRGASTADYHNAYVVNALVDMYCKCGDMRSSMTLFKRFHDKDVVTWNSMITGLAQNGQAESSLALFKCMRETRVHPNYVTFLGVLSACSHAGLVSEGFQILDRMEKDFGTVPRLDHYAILIDLLGRKNKFKEACELVERAPEGSDHVGMWGALLSACRIHGNIDLATRAAEALFELEPENSARYVMLSNVYSAAGWWDEACRVRHLMDERGLSKEAAYSWIEVRNIRHEFISKGRTHSEIEEMLHKLVDQMKDAGYIPLIPILYLPHDRVS, encoded by the coding sequence ATGTACTCCAAATGCAACTCCATTGCCTGTGCTGAGAAGGCCTTCATTGATGTCCCGGTGAAAAACAGTCACTCCTGGAACACAATTATATCTGCCTATGCCCAAATGGGATGGTTTTCGAAAGCTTACCAACTGTTCGACCTAATGCCTGCACGAAATGTTGTGAGCTACAATTCAGTCATTTCGAGCCTAACAAAACATGGGTTTTACAGGGAGTCGATAAATATCTTTAAAAGAATGCAAAAGGAGGATTCTTTAAGGATTGATGGATATACCGTTGTTAGTTTAGTGAATGCTTGTGCTAGCTTGGGTTCGTTGAGGTTGTTGGGTCAAGTACATGGAGCTGCTATTGTCAATGGTTTGCAGTTTGGTGTTGTTCTATGTAATTCCCTGATTGATGCTTACGGAAAATGTGGGAGGCCCCAGTGGTCATATATGGTTTTCAGTCATATGCAAGAGAGGGATATTGTGTCCTGGACTTCGATTGTGGTTGCTTATGCACAGGCAGGTAGATTAGAAGAATCTTGTAAGGTTTTTCATCAGATGCCGGAGAGGAATGTGGTTTCTTGGACTGCTTTGATCTCAGGGTTTGCACAAAATGGTCAGGGAGAGAAGGCATTGTATCTGTTCTCCCAAATGTTGGAAGAAGGTGTTGTTCCTAGCGCATTCAGTTATGTTAGTGTTTTAAGTGCTTGTGCAGATTTAGCTCTTGTGGAAAGAGGGAAACAAGTCCATGGGCGTATCACTAGAGGTGCAAGTACTGCTGATTACCATAATGCTTATGTGGTCAATGCTCTGGTTGATATGTACTGTAAGTGCGGAGACATGAGGTCTTCAATGACACTGTTTAAAAGATTCCATGACAAGGATGTTGTTACGTGGAATTCAATGATAACTGGTCTTGCACAAAACGGTCAGGCAGAATCTTCACTGGCCCTATTCAAGTGTATGAGGGAAACACGTGTACATCCAAATTATGTTACTTTTCTTGGAGTTTTGTCTGCTTGCAGCCATGCAGGGTTGGTATCTGAAGGATTCCAAATTCTTGACAGAATGGAGAAAGACTTTGGCACAGTCCCTCGGTTGGATCACTATGCTATCTTGATTGATTTGCTTGGGCGCAAAAATAAGTTCAAAGAAGCATGCGAATTAGTGGAGCGAGCTCCCGAAGGATCAGATCATGTTGGCATGTGGGGTGCACTTTTGAGTGCTTGCAGGATCCACGGGAACATAGACCTTGCTACAAGAGCAGCAGAAGCTTTGTTTGAGCTGGAACCAGAAAATTCAGCAAGATATGTAATGCTGTCTAACGTATATAGTGCAGCTGGATGGTGGGATGAAGCTTGTAGAGTCAGACATCTTATGGATGAAAGGGGTCTAAGTAAAGAAGCAGCTTATAGTTGGATTGAGGTGAGGAACATCAGGCATGAGTTCATATCAAAAGGTAGGACTCACAGTGAAATAGAAGAAATGCTTCATAAGCTTGTAGACCAAATGAAGGATGCTGGATATATACCTCTCATTCCAATATTATATTTGCCCCATGATCGAGTATCTTGA
- the LOC140035574 gene encoding uncharacterized protein has product MSETFSFFIVADQGKSEDDTVSVREYYCYRFQIRDSDESMLLHTLRLLQQFSVDGYVKIETSRLDFHRHRQNKIRSEALQGVLDSVSIGQTAASKVGRRVFLPASFIGGPRDMRRRYLDAMALVQKYGKPDVFLTMTCNPAWKEIQENLKYHEKPQDRPDLLARVFRAKFELLKAEILNKQIFGDVAACVYVIEFQKRGFPHAHLLLILKPGHKLLNPESYDKVICAELPDKDRYPHLYSLVVKHMIHGPCGAMDKSCPCMRDGSCKNHYPKNFCAQTTHGEDTYPYYRRRDDGKRVRVRRFTLDNRWVVPYNPYLLALFDCHINVEICSTLKLVKYLYKYVFKGHDLVSFKIISCESANDIDEIKDFQKGRWVSPPEAFWRIYEFKLNEMTPAVYTLQVHLPDQQFVSFDKNSDLLQLLSKVDFSKTMLTQFFRMNRTNQKAGNLKCVYRDFPEHFVWSAKYKEWTERKR; this is encoded by the coding sequence ATGTCCGAAACATTTTCATTCTTTATAGTTGCTGACCAAGGCAAATCAGAGGATGATACTGTTTCGGTTAGGGAGTACTACTGTTATAGATTTCAGATACGGGACAGTGATGAATCAATGTTGTTGCACACTCTTAGATTGCTACAGCAGTTTTCGGTTGATGGTTATGTCAAGATAGAAACATCTAGACTTGACTTCCATAGACATCGCCAAAACAAAATACGCTCTGAAGCTTTACAAGGAGTTCTTGACAGTGTTTCTATTGGCCAAACTGCTGCTTCTAAGGTTGGTCGTAGGGTCTTCTTGCCAGCTTCCTTTATAGGTGGCCCCAGAGACATGCGCCGTCGCTACCTTGATGCAATGGCTCTGGTGCAAAAGTACGGGAAACCGGATGTCTTCCTTACTATGACATGTAATCCAGCATGGAAGGAGATTCAAGAAAACTTGAAATACCATGAAAAACCTCAGGATCGGCCAGACCTTTTAGCTAGAGTTTTTAGAGCCAAGTTTGAACTTCTTAAAGCAGAAATTCTGAATAAACAAATCTTTGGTGATGTTGCAGCATGCGTTTATGTGATTGAGTTTCAAAAGCGAGGCTTTCCTCATGCCCATCTATTATTGATCTTAAAACCTGGTCATAAACTACTTAATCCGGAGTCATACGACAAGGTGATTTGTGCTGAGTTGCCCGATAAAGATCGATATCCTCACTTATATTCTCTTGTTGTCAAACATATGATCCATGGTCCTTGCGGAGCCATGGATAAATCTTGTCCTTGCATGAGAGATGGATCCTGCAAAAATCACTATCCAAAGAACTTTTGTGCTCAAACCACTCATGGTGAGGATACTTACCCATATTATAGACGAAGAGATGATGGCAAGAGAGTCAGAGTCCGCAGATTTACTCTTGATAATAGATGGGTTGTGCCTTACAACCCATACCTACTTGCCTTATTTGATTGCCACATCAACGTGGAAATTTGTTCAACTCTGAAACTCGTGAAATACTTGTATAAGTATGTTTTCAAAGGCCATGATCTGGTGAGCTTTAAGATCATTTCCTGTGAATCAGCCAATGATATTGATGAAATAAAAGACTTCCAGAAAGGTAGATGGGTTTCACCTCCAGAAGCTTTTTGGCGCATTTATGAATTTAAGCTCAATGAAATGACTCCAGCAGTTTACACCCTTCAAGTTCACCTTCCAGACCAACAATTTGTTTCCTTTGACAAGAATTCTGACTTGTTGCAGCTGCTAAGCAAAGTTGATTTTTCTAAAACAATGTTAACTCAGTTTTTCCGCATGAACAGAACTAATCAAAAAGCAGGAAATCTGAAGTGCGTCTATAGAGATTTCCCTGAACATTTTGTTTGGTCTGCTAAATATAAAGAGTGGACTGAAAGAAAGCGTTGA
- the LOC140035573 gene encoding uncharacterized protein: MVTVSPKEGERYYLRLLLTHIPGPTSFEDLLTVNEQRFDSFREAALALGLLQSDAYIEDTLQEAVAFQMPSSLRLLFATLLVYCSPADPRSLWETFEPQLSADYNHHQPSHGLSPPEIRREVLQDINNSFEQMGKSIADFHFVPDNFKRGYAERLTKEIESEKTLAVAPEDLLLSQKLNFEQKHAYDTILNACFSLEGQAFFVDGPGGTGKTFLYRALLATLRSQNHVALAVATSGIAASILPGGRTAHSRFKIPLDFSKTKSCQLSKQSSAAKLLSESALILWDEASMAKRETIEAFDELLKDLMDSDLPFGGKVVVFGGDFRQTLPVIEQATKEVLIESTFPVSPLWSKLHKIKLTENMRAMFDPGFSRFLLSVGEGREPVDAQGEITLSPNIVIPYLDKEDSLNRLIESVFPDLNLYTQDPYSLINRCILAPKNSSVDELNEIMIRRFPGSLQTYISSDKTVDQRHQSDYEDFLNSQNPKGLPPHKLLLKENCPLMLLRNLNPAEGLCNGTRLICRDLGQHTISAEIVFGHHRGKRVFIPRIPLQSPDNDKNGIPFVRTQFPVRLCFALTINKSQGQTLDYVGIYLREPVFSHGQLYVALSRATTAAKVKILLVPGTFDGTKVDCKTRNIVFPEIFRLTNHLCVYRMANLLPMRDVMPHMKNWSCIITVQEKQQVTNSLGTPTRKQKFVFCDSEVSQTWCSVLDVII, translated from the exons ATGGTGACTGTTAGTCCAAAAGAAGGAGAAAGGTATTATTTGAGGTTACTTTTAACTCACATTCCTGGCCCGACCTCTTTTGAAGACCTTTTGACTGTTAATGAACAGAGATTTGACTCATTTAGAGAGGCTGCTTTGGCTCTCGGTCTTCTACAGTCTGATGCATACATAGAGGACACGCTTCAGGAAGCAGTAGCATTTCAGATGCCTTCCTCCCTGAGGTTATTATTTGCCACTCTTCTTGTTTATTGTTCCCCGGCAGATCCTAGGTCGCTCTGGGAAACATTTGAACCTCAACTTTCTGCCGACTATAACCACCATCAGCCGTCCCATGGCCTTTCTCCCCCTGAAATTAGAAGAGAAGTCCTGCAGGATATAAATAACTCGTTTGAACAAATGGGCAAAAGCATTGCTGATTTCCACTTTGTCCCCGATAACTTTAAACGTGGTTACGCTGAAAGGTTAACAAAGGAGATTGAGAGTGAAAAAACCTTAGCTGTGGCACCTGAAGATCTGTTATTGtctcaaaagttgaatttcgaGCAAAAACATGCCTATGATACGATCCTAAACGCATGTTTTTCCTTGGAAGGACAAGCTTTTTTCGTCGATGGCCCCGGTGGCACAGGTAAAACATTCCTGTACCGGGCGCTTCTCGCCACCTTGCGCTCGCAGAACCATGTTGCACTTGCAGTGGCAACATCTGGAATTGCAGCGTCAATCCTTCCTGGTGGGAGGACAGCTCACTCAAGATTCAAGATACCGCTtgatttctcaaaaactaagaGTTGCCAGCTTAGTAAGCAGAGCTCCGCTGCGAAACTCCTTTCTGAATCTGCTCTTATTTTGTGGGATGAAGCTTCAATGGCTAAGCGGGAAACAATTGAAGCATTTGATGAATTGCTGAAggatttaatggattcagatttgcCTTTTGGCGGAAAGGTGGTAGTTTTTGGAGGCGATTTTCGGCAGACTCTACCTGTCATTGAGCAAGCAACTAAAGAAGTACTCATAGAATCAACCTTCCCTGTTTCTCCCCTGTGGTCTAAACTACACAAAATCAAGCTCACAGAAAACATGCGAGCTATGTTTGATCCAGGCTTTTCACGGTTTCTTTTGAGTGTGGGAGAGGGGAGGGAACCTGTTGATGCCCAGGGCGAAATAACTTTATCGCCAAATATAGTTATTCCTTATCTAGATAAAGAGGACTCTTTGAACAG GTTAATAGAAAGCgtgtttccagatttgaacctgtATACACAGGATCCGTATAGCCTGATAAATAGGTGCATTCTTGCTCCTAAAAATAGCTCAGTCGATGAGctgaatgaaataatgattaGGAGGTTTCCTGGAAGCCTTCAAACTTATATTAGCTCGGACAAAACTGTTGATCAGCGGCACCAAAGTGATTATGAGGACTTCCTCAATTCTCAAAATCCTAAAGGTCTCCCTCCTCATAAGTTGCTATTGAAGGAAAACTGCCCGCTAATGCTTCTGAGGAATTTAAACCCAGCTGAGGGTCTATGCAATGGAACAAGGTTAATATGTAGAGATCTCGGGCAACACACAATTTCTGCTGAGATTGTTTTTGGTCATCACCGAGGAAAAAGAGTTTTTATTCCAAGGATACCTCTTCAGTCACCCGACAATGACAAAAATGGGATTCCATTCGTCCGAACACAGTTTCCTGTCCGACTTTGCTTTGCTCTGACCATCAACAAATCACAGGGTCAAACTCTTGACTACGTCGGCATCTATCTACGAGAACCAGTTTTTTCCCATGGACAGTTGTATGTTGCTCTGTCCAGAGCTACGACTGCAGCTAAAGTTAAAATTCTTCTTGTTCCTGGGACATTTGATGGCACAAAAGTAGACTGCAAAACTCGGAACATAGTCTTTCCTGAAATTTTTAGATTAACAAACCA CTTATGTGTTTATAGGATGGCTAACTTGCTGCCGATGCGAGATGTTATGCCTCACATGAAAAATTGGAGCTGCATTATCACCGTTCAGGAAAAGCAACAGGTCACAAACTCACTGGGAACACCTACAAGAAAACAGAAGTTTGTTTTCTGCGATTCAGAAGTTAGTCAAACCTGGTGCTCTGTTTTAGATGTGATTATTTAA